The Hyphomicrobiales bacterium genome contains the following window.
CGGTCAGCACGAGGCCCGCGGCGTAGCGGCGACACTGCATCGAATCTCCTCGGGAATGCTCCCGCTCCCTGCCGGTGCGCTGGCGCCAGAATGGACGCCATGGGCGCGCTCGGCCCATCGCAACGGCCGCAAGCTCTGGCGGCGGCGTTTGGCGATGTTGTGGCGTTATCGAGTTCGTGTTCCCTCTTGCAGGGACCGTTGCGATCTGGCATCGCCGCGCTCGCGCCCGAGCCGCGGCGCGCGGGTCCGTCAGGAGCCCATTTACGAAGCGAAACCCCATGCTGCTGGTCAAGACGATCCTCAAGCCGAGTGCCATCGAAGGCCTCGGCCTATTTGCCGCCGAACCGATCGCCAAGGGCACCGTGACCTGGCGCTTCGTGGAGGGTTATGATCCGCTCTTTTCGCAAGCCGACATCGACGCGTTGCCGGAGCCGGCACGCTCGGACACCCTCAAGTACGTCTACCTGAACGTCGAGGCCGTCGTTTACGTCTACTGCCTGGACAACGCGCGCTTCATGAACCACGCCGACGATCCCAACACCGGGAGCGTAACGACGCCAGACGACAGCTTCGGCTACGACGTCGCGCTTCGCGACATCGCGGCGGGAGAGGAAATGACCTGCGACTATCGCGAGTTCGACGCCGATATCGCGGCCAAGATGCTGCCCGCCCCGGCGGCCCGCTGAGGGGCGGGCGCCGGGTTCGGGGGATGCCTGCCGACGGAGGCCGGCAGGGTCACGTGGCGCGCGGCTGACCGAGGCGCCGCACCCGCCGCGCACGCAGGGGCATGAGCCTGCCCTCGTCCATGCGCGGAGGATAATGATAGCCATCGGCCCCGACCAGGGAGCCGGCTTGCGCCATCGCCCCGGCCGCGACTTCGATCACCGGAGAAATATCAGCCGCCGGCACGGCGGCGATCCGCCGCAGAATATAGGGGGAAAAATGCTGGCCGTAGCGCGCCTGCAGGTCCGCGCGGCGCCAGTCCTCACCCGAAACGCGCCCCCGGCACTCGGCCGCGCCGCAGCCGCACGGGAACTCGTCGTAGGACGATCCGTCGCTCATGGCATAGTCGTAAGTGATTTCCTCGCCGGGCGCGATGTCGCGTAGCGCAACCAGCGTGATCTGGCCCGAGAGCCCGGTATTGGGATTGCAGCTGTGATTGACGTAGTCCGCGGGCTCGCGGTCGGTGAGCGAGACCAGATAATGGTCGTCCTCGACCTGGAGTGAATGGCTGCGGACCCGTCGCGGAAGGGTTGCGAGCGTCGCCCCGTCGACCAGGGTCCCGCTCCAGACGACGAGCAGCGCGCCCTCGGTGATCGCGGCGGTGGCATAGACCGCATGCCCGCCCTTGTCCTCGACATGTCTGACCTCGCACGACGGTGCGAGAAAAGAGTGGCTCAGCGTTGGCACCTTTTTTCGGTTCCTCGCCCGGGCGGCAATGTGCCGCCGTGGGTTGCTCCGTGGCGAACCGGACTCCCGGGTGCCACACCCGCCGCAGCGGCGAGCGGCCGGAAAATATGGGAACGCTCGGGCCTGTCAATGTATTTGTTCAAGTCGATCTCACGTCACGATTTGGACGTGCAACAATAGAATCATTCTTCACTTGGCTATTGGTTGTGAACACTTGAGATTTGAGAAATACTGTCCTCTCTTCTGCAAGACTAACTGAAATCCTGCTTGCAGCCCGCAGATCATTCCCGACCACTCACAGCCCTGGAGACCAGCGCCAGCCAACGTCTCGATTGTGCCCCGAGCGGGCTTCACGTTCCGAAGGTCCGTCGGTCCCGGCAAGACCCGACGCGCTCCGGCCAAGGGCGCGCGATTACTGTTCCGCGTGCCGTGGTCACCGCTCCGATCCTGTGGATGACGCGGCTCGCCAGCCCCGGCCGGGCCTGTCGATGGCGGCGCCGGCCCCACTCATCCCGCCAGCGGCTTTCGTCCCCTGAGGTGCCCCGGCCGCAACTGGCCCTGCGCCGCGATGACGGCCCGGAGACGCGTGCGCGCGATCCACGCTTCACTCGCCTCCCGCCCGACCGCCTCGATCAGCGCGGCGCGCCCCTCCCCCTCCGCCCAGGCGGCCTCCCGTGCGGTCTCACGGGCGAACCAGTCCGTCCGGTCCCGCGCGGCGACTTCGGTGAAGCCGGCGCCAGCGAGCGCACTTGCGCCTTCCTCCAGTGTCGCGAGCGCGAATTTGAGGGGGCCGTGATCGCAATAGAGCGCCATTTCCGGCGAAAACGGTGCATCGGAGCGGAACCAGTTGCTTGCCGCGAACCAGCCACCCGGCCGCACCACCCTCAGCACTTCGCGAAAGAACGCCGGCTTGTCGGGGATATGGACGAGCGTGTCCTTGCTGAAGACGACGTCGAAGGAGGAGGCTGCAAAGTCGAGAGGTCCGGGGGCAACCTGACGCAGCGAGATGCGCTGATCGAGCCCGGCGGCCGCGATCCGGGCCCTGGCGCCGGCCAGAACGGGGGCCTCCACATCGATGCCCGTCACCTGCGCCACCCCCCGGTCCCGCACCAGAACCATGGCCGGTCCGCCGAGCCCGGTGCCGACGTCGAGCACCGTACTGCCCTCAAGCGCGAGACCTTGCACCACCTCCCGCACCTCCGCCGGTCCACCGGGCGAAAGGAACCCATCCCCCCACGTGGTCTCGAGCAGCGCGATGAACTCGGGCGTATACTCGATGTCGCCATCAGCGCTCATGCCACCCTCCCGGGATCTCCCACGCTTCGTTCGTGAAGCCATTCCCAAGCTGCAAGCCTGCCATCCCACCCTTGGCGTGGCAAATCCAATCGCCTGCCTCGCCAAGCGGGCGGTGAGCGGCTAATGAGCCGGGAGAGGGGCGCCGTGCCCCGAGGGGCGGAGCCCCGCGAGCAGCGAGCAGCCATGCAAAAGACCACCCTTCGCTCGCTGGAAGAGCAGCGCAACGAACCGCTCGCGATCTCGCTCATGCTGCTGGCCGTCTTGCTGTTCGCGCTGCTCGATTCGAGCGTGAAGTTCATCGGCTCCAGTCTCGGGGTACCGATCGCGATGATCATGTGGCTGAGGTTCGCGGGCCACGTCGCCCTCAATACCGCCTACCTCGGAACGCACGGCTCCATGCTGCGGCCGAACAAGCCACTCATCCAATTCCTGCGCTCGTGCTGCATGCTGGGGGCGACGGCCTTCAACTTCGCGGCCGTTCAGTATCTCCAGCTCGACCAGTCGATCACCATCTTCTTCCTGACGCCGCTCATCGTCGCGAGCCTTGCCGGCCCGTTCCTCGGCGAATGGGTCGGCTGGCGGCGACTGCTCGCCATCCTGGTCGGTTTCGCAGGTGTGATCGTGGTGATGCGGCCCGGATTCGGCGGCATTCATTGGGCGGTGCTGCTCTCGTTCGGAGCGACACTCTCCTACGCGCTCTATTCACTCGCCACGCGATATCTCGCGGCCCACGACCCGATCGAGACGACGCTCTTTTGGACCCCGATGGTGGGCGTGGTCGCAACCGCACCCTTCGCCTATGCGAGCTGGGAATGGTCCGCCGATCCCTTCACCTGGGCTATGCTCGCCGCGCTCGGCGTCTTCGGCTTCCTCGGCCATCTGATGCATGTCAAGGCGCACCGCCTCGCGCCGGCCCCGGTGCTCTCGCCGTTCACCTATTCGAGCCTCATCTGGATGGTGATCCTCGGCTATCTTCTGTTCGGCGACCTGCCGGACGCCTGGACGCTCACGGGCGGCGCAATCGTCATCGGCTCGGGGCTCTATCTCTTCTATCGCGAGCGCCAGACCGCGATGGCCCGTGCCCGCGGCACCGCTCACTCGGCGCCGTAGCGTCGTCGCACGTCGCGGCGCAGCTCCTCGAAGCGATCCTCGGCGATGGCAAGGCGCATGGCGGCCATCAGCTCCTGATAGAACGCTATGTTGTTCCAGGAGAGCAGCATCGCCGCGAGATATTCTCCACAGCGCACCAGATGGTGCAGGTAGGCGCGGGAATAGTTGCGTGCGGCCGGGCACGCGCTCTCGGGATCGAGCGGGGCCGGATCGTCCATGTGTGCCGCGTTCTTGAGGTTGAGCCGGCCGGCCCAAGTGAAGGCCTGACCGTGGCGACCCGAGCGCGTCGGCATCACACAATCGAACATGTCGACACCGCGCGCCACCGCCTCGACGAGGTCGACCGGTGTGCCGACGCCCATCAGATAGCGCGGTTTATGCTCCGGCAGCAGCGGTGTCGTCGCCTCGAGGGTCGCGAGCATCACGTCCTGGCTCTCCCCGACCGCGAGCCCCCCCACCGAATAGCCTGGAAAGTCCATCGCAACGAGTGCCTCGGCCGAACGTCGGCGCAGGTGCGGATGGACGCCCCCCTGGACGATGCCGAAGAGCGCCTGGCCCGGCTTGGAAAGGGAGTGGAACGCTGCCTTCGAGCGCGCCGCCCAGGCGAGCGAGAGTTCCATCGCCCGCTCGGCCTCCGCTTCGCTCGCGGGATAAGCGACGCACTCGTCGAGCTGCATCTGGATATCCGAGCCGAGCAGGCACTGGATTTCGATCGAGCGCTCGGGCGTCAGGCGATGGCGCGAGCCGTCGATGTGCGACTGGAAGGTGACGCCGTCGGCATCGAGCTTTCGCAACTTGGCGAGCGACATCACCTGAAAGCCGCCCGAGTCCGTCAATATCGGCCCCTCCCAGCGCATGAAGGCGTGCAGGCCACCGAGCCGCGCGACGCGCTCGGCCGTCGGGCGCAGCATCAAGTGGTAGGTGTTGCCGAGGATGACGTCGGCACCGGCCCCCTTCACCTGGTCCACATAGAGCGCCTTGACGGTACCGGCCGTGCCGACCGGCATGAAGGCAGGCGTGCGGATCAGCCCACGCGGCGTCGTGATGCGCCCGGTGCGCGCGCCGCCGGAGCGCGCCTCGAGCTGGAAGGAAAAGCTGGCGGTCATCGGATCGTCTCACGGGTTGCGGTGCGACCGGCGATCTCGATCAGGCTGGCATCGCCATAGGAATAGAACCGGTAGCGCCCGGCGATCGCATGGGCGTAGGCAGCCCGCATGCGCTCGAGACCAGCGGCGGCGGCAACCAGCATGAAGAGTGTCGAGCGCGGGAGATGGAAATTCGTCATGAGGAGGTCGGTGGCGCGGAAGCGATAGCCGGGTGTGATGAAGATCGCCGTCTCGCCGGCGAACGGGCGGACGGCGCCATCTTCGCCCGCCGCGCTCTCGAGGAGACGCAGCGACGTCGTGCCGACGGCAACGACGCGCCCACCGCGCGCCCGTGTCTCGGCGATGGCCGCGACGGTTTCCTGCCCGATCGAGCCCCATTCGGCGTGCATCCGGTGCTCTTCGATCCGCTCGCTCTTGACGGGCAGGAAGGTCCCGGCGCCGACGTGGAGGGTAACGAAGGTCCGCCCGATTCCGCGTTCGGCGAGCCGCGACATGAGTTCGGGTGTGAAATGGAGACCGGCGGTCGGCGCGGCGACGGCACCATCGTGGGTGGCATAGATGGTCTGATAGTTCGTGGCATCACCGGGCCCCGCCGGTCGGCGGCTCGCGATGTACGGCGGCAGCGGCATCACCCCGACGCGTGCGATCGCGGCATCGAGTTCGGCCCCCTCCGCCGCAAAGCAAAGGACGATCTCGCCCGCCTCTCCTTTTTCTTCCACGACTGCCGAGAGAGCCTCCCCCCCGTCGCCACATTGTGGCGCGCCGAAGTCGACGCGGTCACTTACCGCGAGCCGCTTGCCCGGCCGCGCGAAGGCGCGCCAGCGCGCCGCATCGACCCGCTTGTGGAGGTTGCAGGTGATGGCGACGGACGGCGCCCCGGGCCTCTGGCGCACGCCCTCGAGGGCGGCCGGAATGACCCGCGTGTCGTTCATGACGAGGAGGTCGCCCGGCGCGAGGAGGTCCGGCAAATCGCGCACGGTCCGGTCGGCGAAGGGGCCTGTGGCAGGGATGGCGAGCAGGCGCGCGCCGTCGCGCGGCTCGGCGGGCGCGAGCGCGATGAGTTCCGGCGGCAGGTCGAAATCGAACTGGTCGATGTGCATGCGGTGAGAAACCCCAGCCGGCCGGCGCTGGCAAGGGGCTGCGATCACGCCTTCACCGCAGGGCCGGGTCGAGGGGTGGGCGCCGGTCACCTTCCGGACCCGCCCACCCTCTCCTGGTCGGCCGCGCCCTACCCCACATCCGCCGCGACGCGCGCGGTGATGATGTTGTCGGGATCGCGCACCGGCTCGCCGCGCTTGATCTTGTCGACGTTCTCCATGCCCTCGATCACCTTGCCCCAGACGGTGTACTGGCGATCGAGGAAGCCGGCATCGCCGAAGCAGATGAAGAACTGGCTGTCGCCGGAATCGGGGTTCTGCGCGCGCGCCATCGAGGCGGTGCCGCGCACGTGCGGCTCGGCGTTGAATTCGGCCTTGAGCTTCTTGCCCGAGCCGCCGGTGCCGGTGCCGTGGGGGCAGCCGGTCTGCGCCATGAAGCCGTCGATCACGCGGTGAAAGACGATGCCGTCGTAAAAGCCGTCACGCGCCAGCTCCTTGATGCGCGCGACGTGGTTGGGCGCGAGGTCCGGTCGCATTGCGATGACGACGCGGCCCTTGGTGGTCTCGAGGATCAGCGTGTTTTCGGGATCGGCGATAGCGGTCATTCTGGCCTCCGTTCTTTGGCTCGGTGAGGTTGGACGGCCAGCAGGTGACCGACGAGAAAATGGGGCGGCGACGCTGCCGCCCCGGTGGTGATTGCCTACTCGGCGAGCCACATCCGGCTGATGACCGAGGGATTGGTGACGGCGCCCGAACCGGGTGCCCCCGTTTTCACGCCATCGATGTGTTCCATGCCCGAGACCACCTGGCCCCAGACGGTATACTGCCCGACGAGGTGTGCGCATCCGTTGTCGGTAAAGCAGATGAAGAACTGCGAATTGGCGCTGTTGGGATTGGCGGTCCGGGCGGCC
Protein-coding sequences here:
- a CDS encoding SET domain-containing protein-lysine N-methyltransferase, with the translated sequence MLLVKTILKPSAIEGLGLFAAEPIAKGTVTWRFVEGYDPLFSQADIDALPEPARSDTLKYVYLNVEAVVYVYCLDNARFMNHADDPNTGSVTTPDDSFGYDVALRDIAAGEEMTCDYREFDADIAAKMLPAPAAR
- a CDS encoding SET domain-containing protein-lysine N-methyltransferase, whose amino-acid sequence is MPTLSHSFLAPSCEVRHVEDKGGHAVYATAAITEGALLVVWSGTLVDGATLATLPRRVRSHSLQVEDDHYLVSLTDREPADYVNHSCNPNTGLSGQITLVALRDIAPGEEITYDYAMSDGSSYDEFPCGCGAAECRGRVSGEDWRRADLQARYGQHFSPYILRRIAAVPAADISPVIEVAAGAMAQAGSLVGADGYHYPPRMDEGRLMPLRARRVRRLGQPRAT
- a CDS encoding methyltransferase domain-containing protein, whose product is MASRTKRGRSREGGMSADGDIEYTPEFIALLETTWGDGFLSPGGPAEVREVVQGLALEGSTVLDVGTGLGGPAMVLVRDRGVAQVTGIDVEAPVLAGARARIAAAGLDQRISLRQVAPGPLDFAASSFDVVFSKDTLVHIPDKPAFFREVLRVVRPGGWFAASNWFRSDAPFSPEMALYCDHGPLKFALATLEEGASALAGAGFTEVAARDRTDWFARETAREAAWAEGEGRAALIEAVGREASEAWIARTRLRAVIAAQGQLRPGHLRGRKPLAG
- a CDS encoding EamA family transporter, with product MQKTTLRSLEEQRNEPLAISLMLLAVLLFALLDSSVKFIGSSLGVPIAMIMWLRFAGHVALNTAYLGTHGSMLRPNKPLIQFLRSCCMLGATAFNFAAVQYLQLDQSITIFFLTPLIVASLAGPFLGEWVGWRRLLAILVGFAGVIVVMRPGFGGIHWAVLLSFGATLSYALYSLATRYLAAHDPIETTLFWTPMVGVVATAPFAYASWEWSADPFTWAMLAALGVFGFLGHLMHVKAHRLAPAPVLSPFTYSSLIWMVILGYLLFGDLPDAWTLTGGAIVIGSGLYLFYRERQTAMARARGTAHSAP
- the tgt gene encoding tRNA guanosine(34) transglycosylase Tgt codes for the protein MTASFSFQLEARSGGARTGRITTPRGLIRTPAFMPVGTAGTVKALYVDQVKGAGADVILGNTYHLMLRPTAERVARLGGLHAFMRWEGPILTDSGGFQVMSLAKLRKLDADGVTFQSHIDGSRHRLTPERSIEIQCLLGSDIQMQLDECVAYPASEAEAERAMELSLAWAARSKAAFHSLSKPGQALFGIVQGGVHPHLRRRSAEALVAMDFPGYSVGGLAVGESQDVMLATLEATTPLLPEHKPRYLMGVGTPVDLVEAVARGVDMFDCVMPTRSGRHGQAFTWAGRLNLKNAAHMDDPAPLDPESACPAARNYSRAYLHHLVRCGEYLAAMLLSWNNIAFYQELMAAMRLAIAEDRFEELRRDVRRRYGAE
- the queA gene encoding tRNA preQ1(34) S-adenosylmethionine ribosyltransferase-isomerase QueA; amino-acid sequence: MHIDQFDFDLPPELIALAPAEPRDGARLLAIPATGPFADRTVRDLPDLLAPGDLLVMNDTRVIPAALEGVRQRPGAPSVAITCNLHKRVDAARWRAFARPGKRLAVSDRVDFGAPQCGDGGEALSAVVEEKGEAGEIVLCFAAEGAELDAAIARVGVMPLPPYIASRRPAGPGDATNYQTIYATHDGAVAAPTAGLHFTPELMSRLAERGIGRTFVTLHVGAGTFLPVKSERIEEHRMHAEWGSIGQETVAAIAETRARGGRVVAVGTTSLRLLESAAGEDGAVRPFAGETAIFITPGYRFRATDLLMTNFHLPRSTLFMLVAAAAGLERMRAAYAHAIAGRYRFYSYGDASLIEIAGRTATRETIR
- a CDS encoding peptidylprolyl isomerase, coding for MADPENTLILETTKGRVVIAMRPDLAPNHVARIKELARDGFYDGIVFHRVIDGFMAQTGCPHGTGTGGSGKKLKAEFNAEPHVRGTASMARAQNPDSGDSQFFICFGDAGFLDRQYTVWGKVIEGMENVDKIKRGEPVRDPDNIITARVAADVG